In the genome of Paraburkholderia azotifigens, the window GCGTCGACCCAGATACGATGTGTGCGCCGGCGCCGCTTGAAGAAGGGCCGCTCTTCGACTTGCGCATCAGGAATGACCAACTGATGCATGCGAGCGTACCGTTTATCCATCAGACAGACGAGTTCCTTTCGCAAACAGGGACCATCCTGCTGCTTGCGGATCCAAACGGAATGATTCTCGAGCACGCCGGCGATGCACGCCTTCTCGAACCGGCGCGCGAGGTCCACCTGATTCCGGGCTGCACCTGGAACGAACTCAGTTCGGGCACGAACGCGATCGGCACGACGCTGGCCGTGCGGCAGCCTGTGCAGATTCACGGATCCGAACATTTCTGCGCGGGGATCAAACGGTGGACGTGTTCTGCGACAGTAATTCGTGATCCCGTTGACGGTTCGATACTCGGCGTTCTCGACGTATCGGGACTTGCCCGAACCTATAACCGCCACAGTCTCGCGTTCATTGTCTCAATGGCAGGGCGCATTGAGGGCAGCCTCAGCAAGTTCGCCATGGAACGACGACTGCGGCTGATCGAGCGTTGCTGGGCTTATTGCTCGGGACGCACGGACGGCGTGATCGTCGCGGACGATCGGGGGCGCCTCGTCAGGGCGAATCCGCAAGCCTCGGGCGCATTTGCTCGGCTAGGGATGTCGGGCACGCTGGAAAACGCTTTCCCCGTCCCTGAGATCGCGCGTATCGCCGCAGGCGCGACCTCGCCGCGAGATGCGGCGTGGCTGCACCTCGCGCGAATTGAAACGGTCTCGGAAGGCAGCGAAATACTCGGCTTTATGCTGATTGCGCCGGCCGTCGCACGGCGCGCCGCCTCACTGTCATATTCGATACCAAACGCATCAACGCGTGTGCCGGCGTTCTCCCGCCTTATCGGGTCCAGCGCCGCACTTCGTATGACGATTCATAAAGCAACGCAACTTGCAAGAGCATCCGTCCCTGTGTTGCTCATCGGCGAATCGGGCGTCGGCAAAGAGTTGTTTGCGCAGGGTATACACGACGCGAGCGACAGGGCCGACGGTCCATTCATCGCGCTGAATTGCGGTGGCATGTCCCGCGACCTTCTGGCAAGTGAACTGTTTGGGTACGCGGAAGGGGCGTTTACTGGCGCGTGCAAATCCGGCATGACAGGGAAAATCGAAGCTGCGGATCATGGCACCTTGTTTCTTGACGAAATAGGAGAAATGCCTCTCGACATCCAGCCATTTCTACTGCGTGTTCTGGAAGAAGGCGAGATATATCGACTAGGCGAGAATAAAGCACGAAGGGTCGACTTCCGCCTTATAGCCGCGACGAACCGTAATCTGCGTGCGGATGTCGCAAATGGCAAATTCCGCATGGATTTATACTACCGGCTCGCAGTAACGCATATTGCGATCCCGCCGCTGCGCGACCGCAAGGATGACCTGGAAGAACTGATCGAACATTGGCTACGCCTCTTGCTCGAGAGGTACGGCCTTGCGGGCGTCGTGTTCGACGATGCGGCACGTGCCTGCCTGCTGAACTATTCATGGCCCGGCAACGTGCGCGAACTGCGCAATGCGATTGAGTGTGCGGTGCTCATGAGCAGGGATGGTGTGATCACCGTGAGCGAGCTTCCGCTAGAAGTACGCGCTTGCCCGGCTGTTCACGGGAACGTCTCGCCGATATCTACGCGCAGCGTTGAGTCTGCTCAACAGAAGGTGGTTTCGCTCGAAATGGTAGAAGCAGAGGCAATCCGAAAGGCGATCCAGCAAAGCGAAGGCAACCTCACCCGGGCGGCAGCTCAGCTTGGGATCGCAAAAAGCACCCTCTATTTGAAAATGAACAGGTACTCTTTGAAGCGCGAGCCGTAACGAGACGGAGCAGGATTCGATGAGGTTTAAGTTCTGTTCATTGACGAGCCGAGAAGCCAACGGTCACGTTCTGCTCGCCAAGCCCCCAACGATAGCTCGCGGACCGTCAAACGGCGAGTCCGGCGCTGACACGGCGCTAGCTCCGCGTGTCATTCTCTCTTCCGTCATGGTCGCAGCTAGCACCCGGCTGTTTCCAGCTACGGTCATTAAACCCTTAGCGAGAAAGCTTTCCTCGGGCGATTAGAATTTCGTCGGTGAGTCCATATTTCGCGACCTTCTGATACAGCGTACTTTTCGCGATCCCGAGCTGAGCGGCGGCCTCAGTGACATTGCCCCGATGTTTCTGTATCGCGAACCTTATCGATTCCGCTTCTGCAGCGTCAAGCGATAGGACCTCGCGGGGAGTTGGCTCGGAGGCTGCGGTGTGCGGCCTGTCGTGGGCGCCTTCAAAAACCAAAGGCGTCTGGATTTCGGTGGGTAGGTCGCCGATCCTGATAACGCCGTCGCATGCCATCAGCACGGCGCCTTCAATAGCATTGCGCAGTTCGCGCACGTTGCCAGGCCAGGCGTAGTTCATCAGACACTCAAACGCGGTGTCTTCGATTACGACGTTCCTTACCCCGAAGCGGGCTCGGGAAACGCTTAGCCAATGTTCAAGCAGGTCAGGCAAGTCATCCTTTCGCTCGCGTAGCGGGGGGATCGGGACATTGGTGACGGCGAGCCGATAGTAAAGGTCAGTGCGGAAGCTACCGTCAGCAATTTTTGCCCGCAGGTCGCGATTGGTCGCTGCGATCAATCGGAAATCAACCTTTCGGGCCGAGGTTTCGCCCAGTCGGAGGACCTCGCCTTCTTCCAACACGCGGAGCAAATGCGGTTGGATGTCGAGCGGCATCTCTCCGATTTCATCGAGAAACAGCGTACCGCGATTGGCCGCCTCGATCTTTCCCATCATCCCTGACCTTCGTGCGCCGGTAAATGCGCCTTCTGCGTAGCCAAAAAGGTCGCTGGTAAGCAGGTCCCGGGACAAGCTGCCGCAATTCAGTGCGACAAAGGGACCGTCAGCCCTGGTGCTGGACTGATGAATGCCTCGTGCGAACAGCTCTTTCCCCACCCCTGTTTCTCCGAGGAGCAGAACCGGGACGGCAGCTTTCGCCAGCTGCTGCGCCTTTTGGATAGCCGCGCACAAAGGGGAACTCGAGCCGACGATGCTTGAAAACGCCGGCGCGCGATCGGATTTTACTGACAATGTGCGATCCGGGCTCAGGGTGGCAAGCCTGGTGGTCGCCGGAGCGATCAGCATGAAACCGAGCGTATCCGGCCCATCTTTGATACGTTCGATTCGCGCCACGCGCAGCCACTCCGGCGAATGCGGCGACACCCATCCCTCTGCAATTGACGCGATGTCCGGAATCGGAAATGCGCTTTCCAGGGAGCCTTGGACGCCAAGCCGGGCGAATGCGGCGCGCGCCTGCGAGTTGGTTTTGACGAGACGTCCAAATTCATCGACTATTGCCACGCCGTCTGAGGGGCGCGAACAGTAAGTAAGACCATTTTCCAGGAGACGCAGATGGCGCTCGAGCGTGACGCGACCGAGTCGGCCCTCTATACGTGAGGCCAGTGAGACGATGAACGGAAGACTGTGCCGACTGTAGGTGTGTGCGAGTCCCGAAACATCAACTCCGGCCAGCACAGTGCCGTCTTGCGGATCGCAGATGACGGTGGCGGCGCATGTCCACCGCTTCATCGCCATGCAGAAATGCTCGGCGCGATGGATCTGCACCGGTCGGTGCAACGCAAGCGCGGTGCCAATGGCATTGGTCCCGCCGGTGCGTTCCGTCCAGTTGCCTCCCGGTATCAAGCGCAGTTCGCCTAAGGGGCCAACGATGCGTGAGTCACCCGCGAGTTCGAGAATTGTCCCGTTTGGATCTGTCAGAACCAGTACGGTCTCGGTCCTGCAAAGAAGTTCACGTGTCTGTGCGATAAGCGGCCCAATCGCATCCAGTAACCGGCTGTTCTTGACGCGAAGGTCATAAACGCCGTCTTCATCAAGCGGTGGCGGCCCGCTCGTGGCGCCAGGGTCCACGTGACCTTCGAGGCACCGATGCCAGGAAGCGTCAATGACCGCGCGTACAGCGCTGCTTGGTGGCTCGCGTCCCTCAATGATGCGTTCCCACGCCGACATAATGCTCGCGTCCTGATCCGGGCGGGAAAAGCAATCTACTGATGTACCAGCGCCTTTCATTACGCCTCCTGGCGGAATCCTTCCCCTTCTGGGACCGTTCCCGTGGGACTCGGGCCGCCATGGGTTCATTGACGGTGCACCTGTTGACGAGCGCCAGCCAACGTCGCCGCCCGGCCTGAAAGGCGGGTGCGGGAGGACCTTGATTCGCACGGATTCCTCGCCCGCCGAACACCTTCATTCAACCGCTTATGTTCGGAAACTCTGGCGTCGAATTTATACGTTTAGTTAGTGCCTCCGTTTGAATTCTATGCGTTTGGCGTCCGAAAATCGAACGCTCAGAAGAGGAGTGTTTCTGAAGCGGCGGAAAGAGGATGGGAATTAGCATTTAAATCAACGAGATAGGCGCGTGCAGTGCCGTCTGGCACATTCGATGCCTTTAGAGGGCTATACGGCCGCTCCTATGATCCTCTGCGTCGAGAGCCCCGGCAAATAACACGAGACGCTCCGGGAGCTGCCTTCACACGACGCTGTCCTGCCGGAGGCGACGCGGCGTCTCCAGACTGTTACGGGAGGATATCGTGACACTTCAAAGATCTGAACTCAGGACCACCGGTGCTCCGCCGCTTGTAATGGTGGTCGACGATAACGCCGCAGTGCGTGAAGCCATATCAGAATTGCTGAGCTCGGTCGGCATCGCGGTTAGAGACTTTCCGTCTGCCCAAGGTCTGTTGGAGCAGCTAGAGGATCCAACGACCAGTGAAATCGCGGACGCGAATTGTCTGATTCTGGATGTTCGAATGCCTGGTATGGGAGGTTTGGAGCTTCAACATCGACTGCGCATCGCGCACATTAATGTGCCAATAATTTTCATCTCTGCCTACGGGACATAAGGATGACGGTTGATGCGATGAAGGCCGGGGCGTTGGATTTTCTGAGCAAACCGTTCCGTAGCCAGGACATGCTGGAGTCTGTTGAAGCGGCTCTCGAATACGACTATCGCCGCAGAGACATTCACCGTAGACAAAAAGAACTCCTTGCCCGGTATTTATCCCTTACACCCAGAGAGAGAAATATATTGGCTCTTGTGGCCAAGGGACTAATGAATAAGCAGATTGCTTCCGAACTAGGCGTCAGTGAAATAACAATCAAGGCAAACCGGTCGCATTTGATGCGCAAAATGAAAGCAAAATCGGTGGCGGAACTGGTCAGAATGGAGGCGTATTTGAAAGGGGTTGCTTCGGATCAAGAGGACTATGCAACCGTACACGGCGGGCATCGAGTTATTAACAATTCTTCGTCGGGTGCAGATCGGGCTATTTGGAGAGCAAAACAACATCCCCGATTGTTGGCGCGGGACTTTGAAGAAAAAGTGTTGGGTGATCTCTGACGCGTGAGTGTGGCGGCGGCTTGTTGCGTTTTTTCATGCGCAAAGTGTTGTCCGGTTCGTGCCGATTTCGGAGTACGCGTTCTCGGCTCGATTCGATACCTAAGTATGTTGACCAGACTCTTATGTGGCATGTGGAAGCTCCTATAGATAATGGTTTTTCTTGCGCATCTCTCTAACATTAAAGCGTAGGTAACACATAGAAATCGGTTCTCCGAGAAGGAGCTTTTTGACTCTGCCTTGAAGGTCGATTTCATGTTTGTTTGATCGATTGTGGTGTGATTTCATATCGAGGATATTGCCATGTCTTGCTCTTTGCATCGTTGGATTTTTGTTGGCTCAAATGCTTACGACGAGTATGTTTTCGTGCCGTGGCTTAATAGAAATGTTTACCTTCGGACCGTCGATCTATGCCGTGTTTGCATTCAATAGTCGCGGTGTCAGGCGTCCCCGGAAACCGGCTGCGCGCGAGCTGTATTTACGTGTCGCCGCTGGAATAGGGAAGGAAAGCTCTTGCAATCCCGCTTACGTTGGGACCAAGGGCTGCCACGGGAAGGTCATTGGTATGGTATGGCCAATGGCCATCAAACCCTAAAGTCTCTTCCAAAGCATGCGCGTGCTCAGGGAAGTACGGAAACACAAGTTTTCGTCATGTGGGCTCTCCGACTAACCGTGCTGCGGTGAGAGCGCGGATATCAGTCCAGTTCGCGCAGCCGGGCGGACCACATCGTCTCGTTGCGATTGCGACGCGATCCGCCCAGGTGCAAATGGCTAGCCGTGCGCCTGCGCGAAGACAGCCAGTTGCCATTGGATCCGACCCAGCCCGGGAGCGTGTTGATGATGATTCTGCGGTGGCAAGGTGTGTCCCTTCGCAATACCGATCTCATGGCCGCAAGCGCGACAACGGTAGATTCCTGCGTCAGGTGCCTGAACACCGGGCTCGAGCAGAACGTCATATGCTGCAAGATCTTTTTGTTGAAGGAACTGATCGTATTTGTATTGAGCCAATTTCGCACCTTTTTTCGTTAAAGAAACAGCGAAGTCTCGGTCCTGGACCGCTAATTTGAGATAACGGCGACGGCGCGACGCCACTGAAGGTGATTTGCGCGTGAGCGTTATGCAGTAACGATCATCTGAGACGAATCGGGGACGCTTGATCACCGCTTCAAATCCGCGAACCTACTACGCCTAAAGCCGTTTTCGCACGCAGTGATCGGAATCGCAGGAATCAGAACATACTGCAAACGCCAGCGCGCAGTCGCGTTATGGGGGTGACAAGTACTGTGCCTCCCGGAGAGCGCTACCCTGACAAGATCTCAAAAGACTGGCTAAAATGGGCTCGCTACTCATCTCGCTATGAAATTTTTCCGGACTCTCCTCATCCTACTGCTTTGCGCGATGCTGCCCATTACTGGGCTGGCAGCCAGTGGTATGGCCGGCGAATGTCCGATGCAACAAAGAATGTTGATGGACGACGGTACGTCTGTCGCCATGACCGGCTGCGATTCGATGAAGTCGTCCTCGACCGTCAAGGCAAAAGGCGGTTTCTGCAAGATAACCGCCCAGTGTCAGTTCGGCAGTTTGTACTATCCCACTGTAACCACAACCGTCAGCCATCCCACGTCTGTGGGAAGTCTGGTCGTCTTTCACTATGCGCAGTCGCTTACTGTCCGAGAACCGGGCGGCCTGTGGCGACCTCCTCGAGCAATCTAATCCCTTGCTGACTGGTTCGCCGCATCTGCGGCGAGGTCGTCCTGCATCCAGGACGTGGATTCCCTATGGGTCTCCGCCGTTTGGGGTTAGAACATGCAACCAAAAACTATCGGCACGCCGCGCTGGCGTGCATCACTGCGCGCGCACTTGCCCGGCGTCGCGCTGATACTCGCGAGTGCCGCCGCGCACGCCCAGAACGCGTCCTTCACGCTTGAGGCCGCATTGCAGTCCGCGACCGACCGCTCGGCTGCGATGCAGGCAGCACAGGCATCGGAACGCGCCAGTTCGGAGGTCGCCGTCAAGGCCGGGCAGTTACCCGACCCGACACTCAAGGCGGGCGTTGACAACCTGCCCGTCACCGGGCCGCAGAAATTCACCATCGGCCAGGACTTCATGACGATGCGCCGCATTGGTATCGAGCAGGAATGGGTTTCGGGTGAGAAGCGACAACTGCGCTCGACACTGGCCAACCAGATGGTCGGTCGTGAACACGATGGCTATCTGCTGCAACTCGCCAACGTACGTCAGCAGACGGCCGGTGCATGGCTAAACGCCATCTATGCAAAGAAGGCCGTGTCGCTGCAGCAGGAACTGCTGGACCACATGAACCACGAACTCGCGGCGACGAAAGCCTCGTACCGGGGCGCGAAGGCGACTGCCGCCGATGTCGTGCAGGGTCAGGCGATGCTCGCGCAGACGCAGGACCAGGTGCTCAAGGCGGAGCAGACGTACAAGACTGCCCTAATTGCGCTTTCCCGCTGGACCGCCACCCCCGTTTCTGATGTCTCGGGTGAACCGCCTGCACCGGCGTCGTTCGTAACGTCGCTGCCACTCGAGGAGCTGAAGCATGCTCAGCCAGCGCTCGTGGCCGCTGCCGACGACATCGCGGTCGCCGACGCCAACACGGCTGTGGCAAACAGCGAGCGCAGTCCCAACTGGACGTGGGAGGTTGCCTACCAGCAACGCGGCGGCGCCTACTCGAACATGGTGTCGGTTGGCGTAAGCATCCCGCTGCCCATCAACCGCAAAGACCGCCAGGACCGCGACGCTTCCGAGAAGGCGGAGCTCGCCACCAAGGCGCGCCTGCTGTACGAGGACACACAGCGTCAGGTCGAAGCGGATATCCAGGCCCAGTCAGCTACTCTCACCAGCGGCCGCGAACGCATCGCCGCTCTCACCGAGTCGCTGCTGCCTGCAGCTGACCAGCGCGTGCAGCTTGCGAACGCAGCCTATCGGTCAGGGACAGGTTCGCTTGCCGATACGTTCGCTGCACGTCGCGCGCAGCTAAATGCGCAACTTCAGGTGCTCGACCTCAGGCGCGATGTTTCCCAGACCTGGGCCCAGCTCGAGTATCAGGTTGTGCCGTCGACGATGGCCGCTGGCCAGTGAAGGAGAGAACGATGATGAATAAACCACTGGTCCGCGCGGTTCTACTGGTGTTTGCCGGCGCGGCATTGCTCGGTGCGGGCTACTTCGCGGGCACCCATCACGCCTCGACGACTGATATGGCCGCATCCATGAATCCTGCCGCGAGCACTGCTTCGGGCGACAAGGTCGACCCGAAAACTGGCAAGAAGGTGCTGTACTGGCACGACCCGATGGTGCCGAACCAGCACTTCGACAAACCAGGCAAGTCGCCTTTCATGGACATGCAACTCGAGCCCGTCTACGCGGATGAAGGTGGCAGCTCGACCGGCGTCAAGATCGACCCGGGGCTCCAGCAAAACCTGGGCATCCGCTACGCGAGCGTGCAGCGCGAGGAAACAACGGAAGGATTCGACGCCGTCGGCACCACGCAATTCGATGAATCACAGGCCGACGTTGTGCAGACGCGCGTCACGGGCTACATCGACCGCTTGTACGCGAGCGCTCCGATGCAACGCATCTCGAAGGGTGCACCGATTGCTTCGCTCTTTGTGCCGGACTGGCTGGCACCTCAGGAAGAGTATCTGTCGCTCAAGCGCGGCGGGATGGATATGGGTTTGCAGGAAGCCTCGCGCGCGCGCATGCGGGCGCTGTCCATTCCTGAGAGCGTCATCGCGAGTCTCGACCGCACCGGCAAGGCGCAGACGCATATCGTCCTGTCGTCGCCCGAGACGGGCGTGGTGAGTGAACTGAATGTCCGGGACGGTGCGCAGGTGTTGCCCGGCCAGACGCTGGCGAAGGTCGCGGGGCTTTCGAAGCTCTGGCTCATCGTCGAAATTCCCGAGAACTTGGCGCTCACCGTGCGTCCTGGTATGACCGTTGACGCGACGTTCAGCGGTGACGCGACCCAGCATTTCAAGGGGCAGATTCGCGAAATCCTGCCCGGCATAAGCACCACGAGCCGCACACTGCAGGCGCGACTGGAAATCGATAACTCCGCCTTGAAACTCACGCCCGGCATGCTGATGCGCGTGCGCGTCGCGGCGCAGAAGCCGGTCTCGCGGCTGCTTGTGCCGTCTGAAGCCGTCATCACGACAGGCAAGCGCTCGGTCGTTATCGTCAAGCATGCTGACGGCCATCTGCAGCCGGTCAACGTCGCCGTCGGAAATGATGTCGGCAACCTGACCGAAGTCACCAGCGGCCTGAATGACGGAGACACGGTCGTTGCGTCAGGCCAGTTCCTGATTGACTCGGAAGCCAGCCTGAAGGGCATCCTGCCCAGACTCGAGGGCAGCGGTGGTACAGGTGCAAGTGCGCCGGAAGCGTCTTCCTCGCCCGCTGCCGCACAAAACTACGAGACCACCGGCAAGGTCGAAAAGGTGACCCCTGCGGACATCACATTCTCGCATCAGCCCGTGCCGGCGCTCGGCTGGCCCGCGATGACGATGTCATTCAACAAGCCGGCGTCCGACGCGTTCGCGGATGTGAAGCCCGGCCAGACGGCGCATTTCGTCTTCAAAAAGTCCGGCGACGGATACGAGCTGACAAAGGTCGAACCAATGGGAGGCGCGAAATGATTGCACGCCTTATCCGCTGGTCCATACACAACCGGTTTCTGGTGCTGCTCGCGACTGTGCTCATCACGGCATGGGGCGTGTATTCGCTCAAGGAAACGCCACTCGACGCGTTACCTGACCTGTCGGATACCCAGGTCATCATCAAGGCGTCGTATCCGGGCAAGGCGCCTCAGGTCATCGAGGACCAGGTCACGTATCCGCTCACGACGACGTTGCTTGGCGTGCCGGGTGCGAAAACCATCCGCGCCTACTCGTCGTTTGGTGACGCGTTCGTGTACGTGCTGTTCGATGATAAGACCGACCAGTACTGGGCCCGCTCCCGCGTGCTCGAATACCTTAACCAGGTGCAAAGCCGCTTGCCGCCGGGCGCGACGGTTTCACTTGGTCCGGACGCTACCGGCGTGGGCTGGGTCTACGAGTACGCATTGGTCGACCGCACGGGTCGGCACGACCTCGGCGAGCTTCGGGCACTTAACGACTGGTTCCTGAAGTTCGAGCTCAAGTCCGTGCCGGACGTATCGGAGGTGGCGAGCATCGGCGGCATGGTGCGCCAGTACCAGGTCGTGCTCGACCCGGACAAACTGCGTGCATACGGCATCACGCAAGGGATGGTGGCCGATGCACTGGGCGAGGCCAACCAGGAGTCCGGCGGCTCGGTGGTCGAACTCGCCGAGTCTGAGTATGTGGTCCGTTCTTCCGGATATCTGCATTCCCTCGATGACTTCCGCAATGTCGTGTTGCGAGCGAATGACGCAGGCACACCCGTGCTGCTGGGCGATGTCGCGCGTATCCAGATTGGCCCGGAGCCGCGCCGGGGCATTGCCGAACTGAATGGCCAGGGCGAGGTAGCCGGTGGCGTCGTCGTCATGCGTTCCGGCAAGAATGCACTGACAACCATCGAAGCGGTGAAGACCAAACTGGCCGAGCTGAAGCGCTCGCTGCCGCAAGGCGTCGAAGTGGTGACGACCTACGACCGTTCTCAGCTTATCGAACGCGCGGTGGACAACCTCAAGGACAAGCTCATCGAGGAGTTCATCGTCGTCGCAATCGTGTGTGCTGTCTTCCTGTTCCATCTGCGCAGCGCGTTCGTCGCGGTCCTGTCGCTGCCGCTCGGCGTGCTCGCCGCCTTCATCGTGATGCGCTATCAGGGCGTGAACGCGAACATCATGTCCCTGGGTGGCATTGCAATTGCCATCGGCGCGATGATTGACGCGGCCATCGTGATGATTGAGAACGCGCACAAGCACCTGGAGGCGTACGAGCACGCGCATCCAGACAGGCCCATTACGACGGCGCAGCGATGGGAACTGATTGCGGCGTCAGCGGCGGAGGTCGGGCCGGCGCTTTTCTTCTCGCTGCTCATCATCACACTGTCTTTTATCCCGGTTTTTTCGCTGGAGGGGCAGGAGGGCCGGCTGTTCTCGCCGCTGGCGTTCACGAAGACCTACACGATTGCGGCGGCGGCTGGCCTCTCGGTGACGCTGGTGCCGGTGCTGATGGGCTATCTGATTCGTGGACGCATCCCGCACGAAGCCTCAAATCCCATCAATCGCGTACTGGTGCGTCTTTATCGGCCATTGCTCGAAGCGACGTTGCGCCGACCCTGGTTCGCTATCGGACTCGCAGTCGTCGCGCTCGTGCTGACTGCGATTCCGCTGTCGCGACTCGGAGGAGAGTTTTTGCCCCAGCTTGACGAGGGTGACCTGCTCTACATGCCAACGGCGCTTCCCAGCATCTCGACCGAGAAAGCCGCCGAACTGCTGCAGCAGACCGACCGGCTCATCAAGACGGTGCCCGAGGTCGCCACCGTATTCGGCAAGTCGGGGCGTGCTGAAACGGCGACCGACCCGGCTCCTGGGCTCGAAATGTTTGAAACCACGATTGTGTTCAAACCACGCAGCCAGTGGCGACCCGGCATGACGCCGGAGAAGCTGAGGGACGAGCTCGACCGGACCGTGAAAGTACCAGGGTTGTCGAATCTCTGGGTTCCGCCTATCCGCAACCGTCTGGACATGCTCTCGACCGGTATCAAGTCCCCCGTTGGCGTGAAAATCTCCGGCGCTGACCTCACACAGATTGACCGGATTGCCACGCAGGTTGAGGCCGTGGTGAAAGATGTGCCGGGCGTGTCGTTCGCGCTGGCCGAGCGCGTGAATGGTGGCCGGTACATCAACGTCGACATCAACCGGCAGGCGGCTGCGCGCTATGGACTCTCCGTGGCCGACGTTCAGTCAGTGGTGTCATCAGCAGTGGGTGGAGAAAACGTCGGCGAGGTCATTACGGGACGGGAGCGCTTTCCCATCAACATCCGATATCCACGCGAGGTCCGAGACTCGCTCGAGCGGCTGCGTCAGTTACCCGTCGTGACCGACCGTGGCGCGCAAATACAGCTGGGCGATGTCGCCAACCTGCAGATTGTCGATGGGCCGCCGTCGATTCGCAGCGAAAACGCGCGGCTTTCGGGTTACGTGTACGTCGATATCCGGGACGTGGACCTGCAGTCGGCCGTGAAGGCGATGCAGCGCGCCGTCGCGGAGAAGGTCCGGTTGCCGCCAGGGTATTCGATAGCGTGGTCGGGACAGTTCGAGTACCTGGAGCGAGCGGCGGCAAAGTTGCGCGCCGTCATTCCGGTCACGCTGGTCGTCATCTTCGTGCTGCTTTTTCTCACCTTCAACTCGGCAGCTGACGCGCTTCTGCTGATGTCGACCGTGCCGTTCGCGCTGGTCGGCGGATTCTGGCTCGTCTGGATACTGGGTCATGCGGTATCCGTCGCGACTTCTGTGGGATTCATCGCGCTCGCGGGTGTAGCGGCAGAGTTCGGCGTCGTCATGCTGCTTTATCTGAAGGGCGCTCTAAACCGGCGACTTGAACTCGGTGAGCCTCTCGATGAGGCCACACTGCTCGAGGCGATCCGTGAAGGCGCTGTGCTGCGCGTTCGACCGAAAGCCATGACGGTTGCAGTTGTGCTCGCTGGTCTGATTCCCATCATGGTCGGGCATGGAGCGGGCTCCGAAGTGATGCAGCGCATTGCCGCACCGATGGTTGGCGGGATGGTGACCGCTCCCATCCTCTCGATGTTTGTCATTCCCGCAGCCTGGTTCCTGTTGCAGCGCCGTCGCGTTGCACGAAGCTAGGACACGCGATTTTCTCATGCAGTACCGTCCGGCGCGAAAGTGCCATCAACTGAAACAGGAGAACTTTAATGAAGAAGATGATTGTCGCGTTTTCGGCTTTCGCGGCCGTGGTCACCGCACCCGTATACGCAGATGATGGGATGGCCGGAATGAGTATGTCAGGAAAGCCTTCGGCAATGAAAGCACCGTCCGATGCGGCGATGACTGATGCCGAGGTGAGAAACGTCGATGCCGCCGCAGGCATGGTCACGCTGAAGCATGGCGCGCTCGAAAACGTCGGCATGCCGCCGATGACCATGGCGTTCAAGGTGAAGGACGCCGACATGGTCAAACGAGTTCACGAAGGCGATCGAGTCAAAGTGCGCATCGAAAATGTCAACGGAACACTGACCGTTGTGGCGATGGAAAGGCAATCGTGATGCGGTGCTGAAAACGGTACCCGCGGACCGACCGCTAACGGTCGGTCTGCGGCTCCCGTATCGAGATCACGCCACACCGACGTACTCGCCACGCGCCGGATAATCATGCTCGATCGCGAAATCGAGGGCGTGCAGCAGTTCCTTGAAATTGGGGCGCACGAAAGGAAGCGACTGAACCGAAAGATAGTAAATCGTCCGGTCGGCACGCACCAGAAACACGCCAGACTCAAAGAAGATTTCAAGCTCTTCGATTCCAATAGATGACTTGCCACGAGATGTCGAGATAAAGAGACCCCATTTCC includes:
- a CDS encoding sigma-54-dependent Fis family transcriptional regulator translates to MGVSDQGGNASTDALRRIVDESWHRCLDGRVDPDTMCAPAPLEEGPLFDLRIRNDQLMHASVPFIHQTDEFLSQTGTILLLADPNGMILEHAGDARLLEPAREVHLIPGCTWNELSSGTNAIGTTLAVRQPVQIHGSEHFCAGIKRWTCSATVIRDPVDGSILGVLDVSGLARTYNRHSLAFIVSMAGRIEGSLSKFAMERRLRLIERCWAYCSGRTDGVIVADDRGRLVRANPQASGAFARLGMSGTLENAFPVPEIARIAAGATSPRDAAWLHLARIETVSEGSEILGFMLIAPAVARRAASLSYSIPNASTRVPAFSRLIGSSAALRMTIHKATQLARASVPVLLIGESGVGKELFAQGIHDASDRADGPFIALNCGGMSRDLLASELFGYAEGAFTGACKSGMTGKIEAADHGTLFLDEIGEMPLDIQPFLLRVLEEGEIYRLGENKARRVDFRLIAATNRNLRADVANGKFRMDLYYRLAVTHIAIPPLRDRKDDLEELIEHWLRLLLERYGLAGVVFDDAARACLLNYSWPGNVRELRNAIECAVLMSRDGVITVSELPLEVRACPAVHGNVSPISTRSVESAQQKVVSLEMVEAEAIRKAIQQSEGNLTRAAAQLGIAKSTLYLKMNRYSLKREP
- a CDS encoding sigma-54-dependent Fis family transcriptional regulator produces the protein MKGAGTSVDCFSRPDQDASIMSAWERIIEGREPPSSAVRAVIDASWHRCLEGHVDPGATSGPPPLDEDGVYDLRVKNSRLLDAIGPLIAQTRELLCRTETVLVLTDPNGTILELAGDSRIVGPLGELRLIPGGNWTERTGGTNAIGTALALHRPVQIHRAEHFCMAMKRWTCAATVICDPQDGTVLAGVDVSGLAHTYSRHSLPFIVSLASRIEGRLGRVTLERHLRLLENGLTYCSRPSDGVAIVDEFGRLVKTNSQARAAFARLGVQGSLESAFPIPDIASIAEGWVSPHSPEWLRVARIERIKDGPDTLGFMLIAPATTRLATLSPDRTLSVKSDRAPAFSSIVGSSSPLCAAIQKAQQLAKAAVPVLLLGETGVGKELFARGIHQSSTRADGPFVALNCGSLSRDLLTSDLFGYAEGAFTGARRSGMMGKIEAANRGTLFLDEIGEMPLDIQPHLLRVLEEGEVLRLGETSARKVDFRLIAATNRDLRAKIADGSFRTDLYYRLAVTNVPIPPLRERKDDLPDLLEHWLSVSRARFGVRNVVIEDTAFECLMNYAWPGNVRELRNAIEGAVLMACDGVIRIGDLPTEIQTPLVFEGAHDRPHTAASEPTPREVLSLDAAEAESIRFAIQKHRGNVTEAAAQLGIAKSTLYQKVAKYGLTDEILIARGKLSR
- a CDS encoding response regulator transcription factor produces the protein MTLQRSELRTTGAPPLVMVVDDNAAVREAISELLSSVGIAVRDFPSAQGLLEQLEDPTTSEIADANCLILDVRMPGMGGLELQHRLRIAHINVPIIFISAYGT
- a CDS encoding response regulator transcription factor: MTVDAMKAGALDFLSKPFRSQDMLESVEAALEYDYRRRDIHRRQKELLARYLSLTPRERNILALVAKGLMNKQIASELGVSEITIKANRSHLMRKMKAKSVAELVRMEAYLKGVASDQEDYATVHGGHRVINNSSSGADRAIWRAKQHPRLLARDFEEKVLGDL